In a genomic window of Paramicrobacterium chengjingii:
- the rpmH gene encoding 50S ribosomal protein L34 encodes MSKRTFQPNNRRRAKVHGFRARMRTRAGRAIVSARRRKGRTELSA; translated from the coding sequence ATGAGCAAGAGAACGTTCCAGCCGAACAACCGTCGTCGTGCAAAGGTTCATGGGTTCCGTGCGCGCATGCGCACCCGCGCGGGCCGCGCCATTGTGTCGGCTCGCCGCCGCAAGGGCCGTACCGAGCTTTCTGCGTAG